The Nitrospiraceae bacterium region GCTCTGTTCAATATTCCACTTACGATCGCCGTCAAATTCAAGATTCCATTGGTTGTTTGGGGGGAGAACTCTGCGTTTGAATACGGCAGTGTCAACGAGAGCCACACCGGGTTCAAGCTTGACGGGGCCTGGTATAAGACGTACGGGGTAACCCATGGAACTACGGCGGCGGATTGGGTCGGAGATGGATTGACAGCGAAAGAACTGGTCGCGTATTTCGGGCCGGATCCAGACGAACTGGAAGCCTGCGGTGTCCACGCGATATTTCTCGGATATTACTTTCCATGGGATCCCGTCACGAGTCTGCAGGTTGCTCGTGCTCATGGTTTCCAGTCAGATCCAGGCGGTGCCCGCACTGGCTACTATGATTATGCGGACATCGACGACGACTTCATCTCCATTCATCACTGGTTGAAATGGTATAAGTTCGGCTTCACCAGGCTATTCGATAATCTCTCGCTGGAGATACGCAACGGACGTATGACCCGCGAGTGCGCGATTGAAATCATCCGGAAGACCGCCGATCAAATTCCCGCGCAGGACATTGAAAAGTTTTGTGCTTTCACAGGCATCACGCGCGAGCGGTTTTTTGGAATCTGCGAAAGATTCAGAAATCATGCGATATGGCAACGTCGTCCGGACGGGTCATGGTATATCCCAGGTTTCCTGATCCCGGACTGGAGGTGGTCGTGAAGTTCCTGCCGAAAAATCCTCCACGACGGTTTACCGTGGGTAATAGCGTAAAGTTTGACATGAAAGACTGTGGAACCCTCGCGCTGACTCCGGACGAACAGATTACATTGGTGACCGACAATGGTGCTGAGTATGACGTGGCGCGCAAAGACTGGGGCTTCTATGCCACGCCGTCGTTAAACGGGCGGCTGGAGCAATTCGGATTGCGCGCGGTGCTGATTAAGAATCGTGGGACAGGACGCTACTTTGTTCTGTTGGTCGAACGAGGACATGAACCATCATTCGACGCGTACTGCGACCAGGAGAATCTGGCCGTGATCTCCTGGCTCGACAACACACAAGTCCTCGATGCGCTAGCGGAAAAGATCGGTCCCTAACGTATGGGACGTCCCACGATTCAGTGTCCCTGTGACCGCCGGTTCGATGAACCTGCATTCAAATATGATGCACCACCCGCTGGTGAAACCCGATTTGAGCTGGGGGGGCAGGCGTATTGCCGCGCCTACTTTCGTTGTGGATTATGCGGCCACTGGTACTCCGATCATAAAATGGACCTGACCAATCTCTACGACGGCGCCTATGCCGAAAGTACCTATGGGCACCGAATGCGTCAGACATTCGATCGTATTCTGGCGCTGCCGGAAGAAAAGTCTGATAACGCCGGACGAGTGGCCAGGATTCTTTCCTTCGCCCGGTCTTTTTTCCCCCACGGGAAAAAGCCCCGGCTCCTGGATGTCGGGTCGGGGTTGGGAGTGTTTCCCTATCGTATGAAAGAGGCCGGTTGGAAGTGTACCGCTTTGGACCCCGATCCGCGCGCAGCGGCTCATGCTAAGGAATTAGTCGGTGTACAGGCTGTGGCGGGAGATTTTCTCTCGATAGGGCCCGATCAACTGGGTGCATTTGACGTCATCACATTCAACAAGGTGCTCGAACACGTGGAAGACCCGGTTGTCATGCTGTTGAAAGCGTCGCGCCATCTGAACCCGGGCGGGTTTGTCTATGTGGAAGTCCCCGACGCGGAGGCGGCCGCAGTCGAAGGGCCTGAACGCGAGGAGTTTTTCATCGAGCATAATCATGTCTTCAGTCCGAGCTCCTTGGCGATGATGATTGTGCGTGCGGGATTCCGAGTCGTAGCACTCGAACGGTTGCGCGAACCGAGTACGAAGTACACGATACGTGCTTTTTTGCAGGCCCCGCTGCCAGAGATTCCTCAAAAATGAAGCTCCGCCATATTGCCTACGCGATACCGGATCGGCGAGTGGAAAGCGCGGTCATCTCACAGTGGACCGGGCTTGATTTGCAGTTCCTAACGGAAAAGATCGGTATCGAGTCTCGCCGGTTTCTTGGTCGCGAGGAGCAACCGATCGATTTGGCTCATGCGGCGTGCCGAAATCTGTTGTCCGAGTGTCATGAGCTGGATCTTGCCAGAATCGGCCTTTTGGTCGTGGTCACTCAGAATCCCGATTATAAGATCCCGCATTCCTCTGCGCTTCTTCACCATGCGCTTGGCTTAGGGAAGACTGTCGCCTGCTTCGATTTAAACTTGGGCTGTTCCGGCTTTGTATACGGCCTATCAGTTGTGAAGAGCCTCATGCTGGCAGAATCTTTGACGGACGCGCTTCTCGTGACCTGCGATCCCTATTCTCGGATCATCGGAAGAATGGATCGGGATACCGTGGCTCTATTCGGCGATGCGGCGACCGCAAGTTGGCTCTCAGCTGAAGCCGGAGGTGATTTGGGGAAACCGGATTTTGGTACCAATGGAGCCGGTGCAGAAAATTTGATGGTCAAACTGGGTGGGAGCGCGTATCCCGTTATGTCGATCGATGGTGAAGCGAAGGAGGCGGGTTCCGCAGAAGGATATCGGCTCCACATGAATGGGCGCGGAATTCTTGAGTTCATGATGCAGGAGGTGCCGCGGACAGTGTCACGCTGCCTGAAAAAGAACGGCCTCGAGCTATCGGACATAGACTCTTTTGTGTTTCATCAGGCGAGCCAGTATTTACTCCAGCAGTTGCGAAAGAAACTAGGGCTTGCTCCGGAAAAGGTTCCCTGCAACATTAGGGATGTTGGCAACACGGTGTCTTCTTCCATTCCTCTTCTTCTGGCACAGTTGCAAACCAAGGAAGGTTTGGCCGGAAAACGGATATTGGTGTGTGGGTTCGGCGTCGGACTGTCCTGGGCGACCAACGTCATCCAATATTGAAGGAGACTCATGAATCAACAGCAAGCTCTCGAAGCTATTCATGCCGCGTTGAGAAAAACTTTGGATCGAGCGGATATTTCTGTGACGATAGAAACTGATCTTGTGGAAGAGAAGATTGTCGATTCGTTAGACGGCATGATGTTTCTTCTCGAGCTTTCCGGTGTGACAGATAAGAAATTTCCCGAGAGCGATCTGGTAAAACTTGGATTTTTCAGGGTCAGAAAACTGGTCGAGTTTCTAACGGACTCTATCGGATAAAGGGCTCGGTGCTGTTCGGCTTCAAACAGGCGCAAATATGAAAAAGTTGGAGAAGGGGGAGTTGATCCAAGCCCTGCGAGCGGCTGGAATAGCGCGCGGCGACGTCGTTCATGTGCAGAGCGATCTATTACGTATAGGGCCCGTCAATTGCGGACCGGGTCGGGAGGCGCCTCTCTGTTTTTATCTTGAGGCGTTTCAAGAATTGCTTGGGACTGAAGGAACGTTAACGACCTGTACGGCCTTCGAAGACTACGGCCGTTACGGAACGCCTTTCGTTAGGGAAGAATCCCCCTCTCGTTTAGGAGCGTTCAGCGAATATATTCGAACTCGACCAGGGGCTGTTCGCTCGATGCATCCGATCGTGTCGGTGACGGCTGTAGGTCGTCGGGCGACTGAACTCTGCGGGGGGCATCATTTCGATGGGTTCGGATATGCATCTCCATGGGGGCGCCTTCATCAATTAAATGCGTGGATTCTTACGCTAGGGATGGATTCCATGGGCGGAGGCACCACCTTTTTCCATTATGTGGAAAAGCTCTATGGTGTTCCCTACCAGTATACGAAACTGTTCCCCTATGAAGTTTATTCGAATGGTCGACTCGTCGAAGGCCCCTTCACTATGTCGGTGCGGTACTTAGACTATGGAATCGTCAATACACCGGTGCGGGTCAAGAAACGCATGGTGGATTTGGGGGAAGCTAAAGAGGTAAGAACCGGCTATGTATCGAGCTGGTGTGCCAGGACTCACGCTATCGTTGCTCGTATGATGCAAATGTTCGATGAGAACAGATGGGTGATGCTCCAGGAGCCGCCCAAGTTCCGCCCTGGGGAAATCCCCATGGACGGAGTCACCGGAGATATGCGGGTATATTACGACAAGTCTGCAGCCGGAAGGCACGATGAACCACTCCCACCCGGTTGACGTCGTCGCCGAACTCACGCTCCCCTTTCTGGGGAATCGAACCTACCTGCATGGGACCACTCTCTTCGAATCGATGCGCAGTCATCTGTCGTCGGATGGCCCGATAACATTCAAGATCGCCCGCAGGATAGAAAGTAATCGGGTGAGAATCAGTCTTGTGACTGATTTGGTCCAGCAGAAGGACGAGTGGGCAGCGTCTCTTGTATTTCGTTCGGCGAAGGGGCCACAAATTCTTGTCGCACAGCCGTTGGAACTTCTCCCTCCGATTGAGAGACAGGCCTACGATGAGTCGGTGATAATAAGTAGGGCGACAGGTGGGAAAAACGAGTTGTGGTTTGAAGGGCCTTCTCCGTTCACCCTTATCGCCACACTCATTCCCATGTTCAAAGTATTGCTCAAGCGGGAGCATCCGATGAATGTGCCTGGCCAGTGGATGTTTACGCGCTTGGATTTAGAAGGCCACCCAGAGAAGCAGGGACGACTGGGCTTGCGACTCGACGCTGTTCTGGGAAGTGTTTTAGCCAGAAGTGTAATCCTGCGAGATCACGTTTCATGCGGGCATCTCTACTATTCATGGGTGGCTTGAGTGCAGGCTGACGAACATGATCACAATAGAGTAAACGGTGATGATCACGCCTCAAATCTGCGGTTCGGCGATGCTTGACTTGACAAGGGATCTGTGCGCGTTTGCCACCGGTGTTGTCGCCGACGACAATGAAAAACTGTTTGCCCGCATCGGGAAGGAGCTGCAACTGAAGCTGCACCGCTACAAGTCCGACGATACCTACAACGGTTGGGTTGTTCCGAAGAATTGGCGTGTGATGAAGGCGGAAATCCGGCGGGACGGCAAGGTGCTCTTCGATGGAACTGTCCATACACTCGGCGTGGCCCGTTATTCCAAAAATTTCAAGGGAGTCCTGTCGTGGGAAGAGTTGAAGCCGCGATTGGTCACGCGTCCGGACCTGCCCGGCGCCTACGTTTTCCACTGCATGTGGCAGTACCGCCCTTGGGCGGCAGATTGGGCCCTGTCGGTTCCCTACTACATACATCGAGAATTCGGACCCGGTCGTTATGAAGTCGATCTTCAGACTGAATATAGCCAAGGGGAGATGCTGGTTGCTGAACACAACAAAAAAGGGCGGAGCGACAAAGTCATCGTATTCCACTCGAATTCCTGTCACCCGCACATGGCGAACGACGGGTTTGCGG contains the following coding sequences:
- a CDS encoding ketoacyl-ACP synthase III, which gives rise to MKLRHIAYAIPDRRVESAVISQWTGLDLQFLTEKIGIESRRFLGREEQPIDLAHAACRNLLSECHELDLARIGLLVVVTQNPDYKIPHSSALLHHALGLGKTVACFDLNLGCSGFVYGLSVVKSLMLAESLTDALLVTCDPYSRIIGRMDRDTVALFGDAATASWLSAEAGGDLGKPDFGTNGAGAENLMVKLGGSAYPVMSIDGEAKEAGSAEGYRLHMNGRGILEFMMQEVPRTVSRCLKKNGLELSDIDSFVFHQASQYLLQQLRKKLGLAPEKVPCNIRDVGNTVSSSIPLLLAQLQTKEGLAGKRILVCGFGVGLSWATNVIQY
- a CDS encoding AAC(3) family N-acetyltransferase: MKKLEKGELIQALRAAGIARGDVVHVQSDLLRIGPVNCGPGREAPLCFYLEAFQELLGTEGTLTTCTAFEDYGRYGTPFVREESPSRLGAFSEYIRTRPGAVRSMHPIVSVTAVGRRATELCGGHHFDGFGYASPWGRLHQLNAWILTLGMDSMGGGTTFFHYVEKLYGVPYQYTKLFPYEVYSNGRLVEGPFTMSVRYLDYGIVNTPVRVKKRMVDLGEAKEVRTGYVSSWCARTHAIVARMMQMFDENRWVMLQEPPKFRPGEIPMDGVTGDMRVYYDKSAAGRHDEPLPPG
- a CDS encoding class I SAM-dependent methyltransferase, with the protein product MGRPTIQCPCDRRFDEPAFKYDAPPAGETRFELGGQAYCRAYFRCGLCGHWYSDHKMDLTNLYDGAYAESTYGHRMRQTFDRILALPEEKSDNAGRVARILSFARSFFPHGKKPRLLDVGSGLGVFPYRMKEAGWKCTALDPDPRAAAHAKELVGVQAVAGDFLSIGPDQLGAFDVITFNKVLEHVEDPVVMLLKASRHLNPGGFVYVEVPDAEAAAVEGPEREEFFIEHNHVFSPSSLAMMIVRAGFRVVALERLREPSTKYTIRAFLQAPLPEIPQK
- a CDS encoding N-acetyl sugar amidotransferase — encoded protein: MTLSVRQDEGHTTSAASAPLRYCRSCVLPNTRPNLALDGEGICNACLVHRTKPTIDWSARQQDFRKLADRVKTRSNGYDCLIPVSGGKDSTWQVVKCLEYGLTPLAVTWKTPARTRIGQSNLENLVRLGVDHIDYQINPKVESRFMLKALERFGSTAIPMHLALFNIPLTIAVKFKIPLVVWGENSAFEYGSVNESHTGFKLDGAWYKTYGVTHGTTAADWVGDGLTAKELVAYFGPDPDELEACGVHAIFLGYYFPWDPVTSLQVARAHGFQSDPGGARTGYYDYADIDDDFISIHHWLKWYKFGFTRLFDNLSLEIRNGRMTRECAIEIIRKTADQIPAQDIEKFCAFTGITRERFFGICERFRNHAIWQRRPDGSWYIPGFLIPDWRWS